In Mauremys reevesii isolate NIE-2019 linkage group 13, ASM1616193v1, whole genome shotgun sequence, the sequence CAGAAGTCGGGCCATTATCTCAGACCCTGGAAAACAAGATTTTGATCTCAGTGACCCCGGTGTGAATCTGGAGGGTCTCTTCAGAGCTACTGAAATCAGAACATGGAGCCAGCTTTTCAAAGCTATTTACCTATCGTAGGTTCTTACCTGAGCCCCATAACCCTAGCACTTGAAAACCCCACAATCTAAAATGTATTGATCCTTGTGAGGCCTGGAGGAATTCCATATTTACATCTGTAGAAACAAAGGCCAAttttccaaaggtatttaggcacctaaaatttCAGCTAGACACGCAGTAGGATTTTCAAGGGCATGGAAGcaggtgcctaaatccttttggTTTCAATGTAAATTAAACCATTATATACCTGGTTTAGCCAcaatcacacaggaaatctgcagcAGAACAGAGAATTGAAGACAGGTCACTCATAACTCCAACCATGCCATAAGCACTGGGTCAATCTCCCTTCTTGAAAACAATTGCTTTTGAAATGCCCATTGGGTAAgtagctgcatctttaggtgctgAAATACCTTTGGAAACTCTGGACGCTGGCCCTTTAAGACCCTATCTAACTCTCTGCTCTGCTGTAATAAGATAACATCTTCAGTGCTCATACAGAAGCATTTACCTTGGTCATAAGTACTGTTTCCACTTGCTTCTCGTCCCCACATTGCTTATAAGAAGTGACACAGGGTGCGCCTTGCACATCTGCTAAAGGATGGAAAAACCCAACCCCCAAACACATACCAAGCCCatctctgctcaaagcagagtGTGGGTGAAGTGACTCATCAGCAGATCTATCATATAGAATACCCAGACACCTCACTCCCAAGGTCTCATTCCCAACAGGCTGCAGCACAGAGATGAGTAAAAATCAGGATCAgagaatttcagtggcatttgggTACTCAACTCCCTTGGCCTCCACTGAAAATCCCAGACATAGACAATTATTCTCAGCTTGTTAGTTTTCAAAGCAGATGCAAATATCTTCCAAGAAACCAATGAAGAACGTTTGTGCTTTAATGGGGCTAAATGGAAAGGTATAGATCTCAGAGCAAAGAATGCTTACAGGATTGGGGATGCAATCCTGGGAAGCCGTAACTCTGCaaaaggccatagaactttcccttAGAATCATGCCAAGCCACTGGGCTCAGTTCAGGCGCTGAGGGGAGGTACCTCTAATGAGCCCCCACCTTGCAACACGGTGCCCCCTACTGCTGTGCTGGAGCATCAGAGCCAGCACTAAGGCCAAGgagatatctctctctctctctctctctctctcacacacacacacacaaaacctgaGCTACCTAGCCTGCTCACTGAAGTATTCTTGCTGGTTTCCCATCCAAAAAACCAAGCAGACAAACCCTGCTTAACTTGTGAGATCTCAGAGACTCAAATGAAGGATGTGGTTCAGATTTTCAACACAGTTTAAGGCATTTGGGTGCCCAGTTCACAAGAAAATTAATGAGATTTGGCTGCCCATATCCccttcttttctttaaaatctgAGTCTCGACATACGGTTCCGGGTGCCATCATTTAAAATCCTTGATAAAGTCGAGTGATTCATTTCTCACTGATGTAACTGGCGCTGGATGACATTTTTGTCTCTACAAGTTTGTATGTGTCTGTGTGACGGAAAATAGCTTTTTAGCCAAAACAAAAATgtggtggaggtggtggaatctccatccatagGGGTTTTTAAGCCCAGCTGGACAAAGCcatagctgggatgatttagatgggcttggtcatgctttgagcaggggattcaactagacgacctcctgaggtctcttccaaccctaatcttctataattctatgcTTTTATAAAAATCGTCTGAATTTACATTGACCAAATGATAATCCattttttgtaactttttttggttttcagttaaaaaaaacaacttcagtttttgttttacTTTCCAGTACAAATTGTTGATTTTCATAAAACTGATTCTTATTTGTTGCCAAAAATGATATCTGTATACTGAAaaactcaggggaggaggaaacaGCTTTCACTTTCTTTCTCCATTGAAAAATGCCAAAGGTTTGGCCCAGGAAATTTGGATaacattttatttctttcaaaATTCCTCACAAACGGCTTTGGTTTAGGGAAAAATTGAACTACAATTTGGGGaaattgaaaaaatatatttcaaaacacattttaaaaaaatcctgtgaaATAATTGGTATCTTCCAACCAGTTGTGATTGTAACATCCCCAATGGAAGAGGTGATTGAGGGTTTAACTGTGATGACTAAAAAGAGGATATTTCATTCATACAAAACCAGACACTGTGTTTTGTAGCCTGTGGGAAAAGAATAGGGTCACAGCTAGAGCTGGTGGAAAgctttcagttttaaaataatttcctcaAAATTGgaccatttaaacaaaaaaaatggatttttaaaaaaacccaaaacattttttcccaaCTAGCTCCAGTCACAATCTAACTCCCCTCACAACATAAAATGCCACCAGCAACAAATGGCACAAATTGTCTCCCTTGCTGGAATACTCAGCAGAGCAGCAATGGATTGAATGCGGTATGGAGAGTgagcttttctttcccttctctaGGTCATCCTTATTGGTCACAGTCAGCATATATTGGTAGAGTAGCATAAAGAATTTTACATAGCCCCTGCTCATGGTGTATATGTTCCGTGGTGAAGAGAGGGATTCATTCTCCAAGGCTGTCAATCTAGCACCTTTCACAGACAATAAATTCAGACAAACCCAGCTacactgtataatgggcactagggggcagcagagggtgggggaggggaaggggcagctatATTGTacaatgggcactagggggccgcagagggtgggggtggggaaggggcggctatactgtataatgggcactaggggcagcagagagtGGGATGGTgaaggggcggctatactgtataatgggcactaggagGCAGCAGATGTTGGAAGGGGTGTTAAATGTTAGGATGTTAGGGGACTTAATATTAATTACCATTCAATGAGAAATTTTGGCATTTCCAAATTTTTGTTCATTATGAATTAGAACAAAATGTGGCCAAaatcagctgcttcagagaaagggcAATTATAGGCTAAACCATGAGGAAAATTGCATCCTAGTCCAGGAAGTCAGTGGGTGTCTCATGTCCTAAAGGATAACAGTCTCCATAAACGATAAAGATATTTTAGAGTTTTGTAAGTCTCTATGACTAAATAATCTCCCAAGCTACTGATATGAACAGGTATGATTAGAGTACCaactagagagagagaatggtgaTAGTAATAGGTAGAGAAAGAGCGAGATGGACAGACAAACGACCTATTCAACTAGATGTCCAACCAGATATCTCAAAAACTCCTAGTTTTATAGctggataaaaaaaataaaaaataaaaacaaagaaacatctTGTCGTAATTCTGTAGTTTTTGTTGTTGCTCCTGTTTTTTGTGCAAATTAAGAACAGCCCTGACATGTTATGTTCTGTCTCTATGTTGAAATGTAAGGCTCATTTTGTCAAGAGTTTGTGGCCCATAGTCCTTCTCAAAGCTTCTTTTACATCCTGGTTCCTAAGGCTGTAGATGAAGGGATTCAACATGGGGGTGACAAAGGTGTAAAACAAGGACACCACTTTTCTTCGGTACAGAGAAGATAGCCTAGTGGACTGGGCATACATCAAAGCATGGGCCCATAAAATAAAGTCACAACCATCATGTGGGAGGTGCAGATGGAGAAGGCTCTGCACCTGCCAGTGGAAGAGTGAATCCTGAGGATGGTGGAGATGACATAGACATAGGAGATGAGCACAATCATGGCAGTGGTCACTATGATGAGGCCGCAGAAGGTAAACAACACAAGATAATTGACGTACGTGTCACTGCAGGAGAGACTAATCAGTGGAGGGCTGTTACCGAAGAAATGATCCATCTCATTAGGGCCACAATAGTTCAGTGTAAAGGAGAAGCCTGTTTGCACGATGGCATGCACGCAGCCGCTGATATATGACCCCACCACCAGCTGAAGGCAAACCTAGCAAGTTAAAaatgtatggattggatgaagGAACTATAAGGcggatagaaagctgtctagattgtcaggctcaacaggtagtgatcaacggctaaatgtctagttggcagctggtatcaagcggagtgccacAGGGGtatgtcctggggctggttttgctcaacatctttattaatgatctggatgatgggatgacttgcaccctcagcaagttcaaggatgacactaagctgcggggagaggtagatgtgctggagggtaggaatagggtccagagtgacctagacaaattggaggattgggcgaaaagaaatctgatgaggttcaacaaggacaagtgcagaatcctgttGCAGcacccttaccttgctggcagcacagagctcagctgggctgcccagctgctggccatgctgcggaTCTTCgtggtgggggaagcgggggagggcccGGGGAAGAGATCCTCGTgaggccaggggcccctgcaaggcctgggccaattgccccacttgccccctcccctcccctctggccagccctggagcttgcagcaggacccaCCCCCCCCACCAACACACCTTTCCGGGtctctcaaaaagcggcagcaggatgactctggagctcagctgagctgcccagctgatgccggtggctggccacgctgcagctggggggaagcaggggaagggccgggggagcctcagcatccccagctgggaatcctgggagcaacaggatggtctggcccgcggaccggagttctttgcccactccctggccctttaaccaccggttctccacggaggtctaattttagcaaccggttcttgggaacctgtgggaactggctccagctcaccactgggtcaGATACCAAATGGTTCAATTGGTTTTGCTTGCCAGGCtttagtcaaaatattgaaaATTTCAGGGTATAGACTTTCTAAAAGTAGGGTGTGAATTGTTTCATCTGTTGCTTTCACACCTACTCTACCCCTCACCCAGACATTAGAAAAATTGGGAAATGCTttgtaatatatggagatatacctatctcatagagctggaaaagAACCTTAAAAGgccattaagtccagccccctgccttcataaccaggactaagtactgattttgccccagccccctaagtgaccccctcaaggattgaactcacaaccctaggtttagcaagccaatgctcaaaccactgagctatccctctgtaGGGCTCAAGATGCAACTTGGAAGAATTTTCTGGATATCTATAGGTTGTTGACCTAGTTTCCAGTGACCAGAGCCCAACAGCCCTCCCTCTGATGGAAAAGATTCAAATCTAGGGTGATTAGCCATGAATACACGTACTTGTAAGGTTAATTATCAAACAGTTGAAATGAACAATCCATTGTTATCAAGAAGGTTACACGGGAAAGAAGGTACTACTGAATGTGactaagggtggcagaatcagacACTTCACACACAAGCCAGCTAAAGTAGAAGTAACTTGTAGTCAAAAGCAAATACTGAGTCCTTACATTCATACTCAGACTTTCCTCATCAAtactcatgcaaaactcccattggatgTTCCTGAGTAAGGGTATTTTGTACAGAGGTTAAAGCTCTCAGCTAGAACCATTGCAATCTGTCAGGAGCAGAAATTATAATTAATTACATCATAGATAGATAGTCCTATCTCTACAACCCTTTTATAAATCAGTGGTGTTACTCATGGAGGATTTTGCCAACATCTTAATCAGCCAAGAAGAGTCATGAATCACAATTGTAGGAGAAAGTTGATTAATCTAGACTTCATAGTAATtttttctaaaacaaacaaacaaaaaaacaaaaaaacagaggccagatttttaaagatatttaggaacCTACTGGGAATTTCCAAAGCATCTAAGTGAATAACCCCAATTGAGTTGAAGAACATTTAGGAAAAGCTTCAATGTATCTTCTGTatttgacctttttaatttttaccttGTTCTTTTTTCTAAAGGAAATGTCAGCCATGGAGCCAGTAAGAAAAGTAAACCACACAGGAGTGAAAGAATTCATCCTGCTGGGGTTTGGAAGAGGTCTGTGGTTCCAGATTGTCCCCTTTGTGATGTTCCTGGTGATTTACATCATAACCGTGCTGGGAAACACCATCCTGGTCCTCATCATTAGAGCTGACTCTCACCTTcatacccccatgtacttcttcctcaaGAATCTGTCCTTCTTAGACTTCTGCTGCTCTTCCTCTGTTGCCCCCAGTGCCATGGTGAGCTTCCTAGCAGGGAGTAAAGCCATTTCCTACAATGGATGTGCCACCCAATTCTTCTTCATCACTGTCTTCCTCACCACCAAAGCATTTCTGCTTACAGTGATGGCGTATGATAGATACTCCGCCATCTGCAACCCACTCTTGTATCCCGTCACCATGTCCAAGTGGGTTTGCATTCAGCTGGTTGCAGGGTCATATATCTGCGGCTGTGTGAATTCAATGGTGCAAACAGGTTTCACCTTTACATTGAACCATTGTGGGTCTAATGAGATTGATAATTTCTTCTGTGATGGCCCTCCCTTGATTAGTCTCTCCTGTAGTGACACGTATGTCAATTATCTTGTGATGTTTACCTTCTGTGGCCTCATCATAGTGAGCACTGCCCTGATTGTGCTCATCTCCTATATCtatatcatctccaccatcctcaGGATTCGCTCTGCTGAAGGCAGACAcagagccttctccacctgcacctcCCATATGATGGTTGTGACTTTATTTTATGGGTCCACTGCTTTGATGTACGCCCAACCCAGTAAGCTAGCTTCTCTGTTCCCAAGGAAAGCGATGTCTGTGTTTTATACGCTTTTTGTTCCCATGTTGAATCCCTTCATCTACAGCCTTAGAAACAAGGAAGTGAAAGATTCTTTAAGAAGGATTGTGGGCAAGAAATGTTTGAAAAAATGAACAGTCTTTGAACATAGAGATGAAACACAGTGGGTCAAGGTATCGTGCACAGCAATGACAAATTCTgaccaaatatttattttttattgggcATAGTTTTTGTGCAAGTACAAACAGATTAATCATTGCAATCCacagtatctatctatctatctatctatctatctatctatctatctatcttttttctgcaaaaataacaggagtactt encodes:
- the LOC120380033 gene encoding olfactory receptor 12-like, with amino-acid sequence MEPVRKVNHTGVKEFILLGFGRGLWFQIVPFVMFLVIYIITVLGNTILVLIIRADSHLHTPMYFFLKNLSFLDFCCSSSVAPSAMVSFLAGSKAISYNGCATQFFFITVFLTTKAFLLTVMAYDRYSAICNPLLYPVTMSKWVCIQLVAGSYICGCVNSMVQTGFTFTLNHCGSNEIDNFFCDGPPLISLSCSDTYVNYLVMFTFCGLIIVSTALIVLISYIYIISTILRIRSAEGRHRAFSTCTSHMMVVTLFYGSTALMYAQPSKLASLFPRKAMSVFYTLFVPMLNPFIYSLRNKEVKDSLRRIVGKKCLKK